One segment of Peromyscus leucopus breed LL Stock chromosome 5, UCI_PerLeu_2.1, whole genome shotgun sequence DNA contains the following:
- the Ogn gene encoding mimecan isoform X2, with product MTVHPTLLLLLVVPLTQPAPQTQLDSHVHLEYGTDKFEETKFSQDYEDKYLHGKSTKAKETMIIPDEKSLQLQKDEAVPSLPTKKENDEMPTCLLCVCLSGSVYCEEVDIDAVPPLPKESAYLYARFNKIKKLTAKDFADMPNLRRLDFTGNLIEDIEDSTFSKLSLLEELTLAENQLLRLPVLPPKLTLLNAKHNKIKSKGIKANTFKKLNKLSFLYLDHNDLESVPPNLPESLRVIHLQFNSISSITDDTFCKANDTRYIRDRIEEIRLEGNPIALGKHPNSFICLKRLPIGSYF from the exons ATG ACTGTGCATCCTACACTTCTCCTGCTACTGGTCGTGCCTCTGACACAGCCAGCACCACAAACTCAGCTGGACTCACACGTTCACCTTGAGTATGGAACAGATAAGTTTGAAGAAACCAAATTTAGCCAGGACTATGAAGATAAATACCTGCATGGAAAAAGTACTAAg GCAAAGGAAACTATGATAATTCCTGATGAGAAAAGTCTTCAGTTACAAAAAGATGAGGCTGTACCATCATTACccaccaagaaagaaaatgatg AAATGCCTACATGCCTGTTGTGTGTCTGTTTAAGTGGCTCTGTCTACTGTGAAGAAGTTGACATTGAtgctgtgccaccattgccaaaGGAATCAGCTTATCTTTATGCACgattcaacaaaattaaaaagctgaCTGCCAAAGATTTTGCAGATATGC CTAACTTAAGAAGACTTGATTTTACGGGAAATTTGATAGAAGACATAGAAGATAGTACTTTTTCAAAACTTTCTCTGCTAGAAGAACTTACACTTGCTGAAAACCAACTACTAAGACTTCCAGTTCTTCCTCCGAAGCTTACTTTACTTAATGCTAAACATAACAAGATCAAGAGTAAAGGGATTAAAGCAAACACATTCAAA AAACTGAATAAGCTGTCTTTCCTCTATTTGGACCATAATGATCTGGAATCTGTGCCTCCTAATTTACCAGAAAGTCTACGTGTAATTCACCTTCAG tttaacaGCATATCTTCAATTACAGATGATACATTCTGCAAGGCTAATGACACTCGTTACATTCGGGACCGTATTGAAGAGATTCGCCTGGAGGGCAATCCAATTGCTCTGGGAAAGCAtccaaacagttttatttgctTAAAAAGATTACCTATAGGGTCATACTTTTAA
- the Ogn gene encoding mimecan isoform X1 produces the protein MKTVHPTLLLLLVVPLTQPAPQTQLDSHVHLEYGTDKFEETKFSQDYEDKYLHGKSTKAKETMIIPDEKSLQLQKDEAVPSLPTKKENDEMPTCLLCVCLSGSVYCEEVDIDAVPPLPKESAYLYARFNKIKKLTAKDFADMPNLRRLDFTGNLIEDIEDSTFSKLSLLEELTLAENQLLRLPVLPPKLTLLNAKHNKIKSKGIKANTFKKLNKLSFLYLDHNDLESVPPNLPESLRVIHLQFNSISSITDDTFCKANDTRYIRDRIEEIRLEGNPIALGKHPNSFICLKRLPIGSYF, from the exons ATGAAGACTGTGCATCCTACACTTCTCCTGCTACTGGTCGTGCCTCTGACACAGCCAGCACCACAAACTCAGCTGGACTCACACGTTCACCTTGAGTATGGAACAGATAAGTTTGAAGAAACCAAATTTAGCCAGGACTATGAAGATAAATACCTGCATGGAAAAAGTACTAAg GCAAAGGAAACTATGATAATTCCTGATGAGAAAAGTCTTCAGTTACAAAAAGATGAGGCTGTACCATCATTACccaccaagaaagaaaatgatg AAATGCCTACATGCCTGTTGTGTGTCTGTTTAAGTGGCTCTGTCTACTGTGAAGAAGTTGACATTGAtgctgtgccaccattgccaaaGGAATCAGCTTATCTTTATGCACgattcaacaaaattaaaaagctgaCTGCCAAAGATTTTGCAGATATGC CTAACTTAAGAAGACTTGATTTTACGGGAAATTTGATAGAAGACATAGAAGATAGTACTTTTTCAAAACTTTCTCTGCTAGAAGAACTTACACTTGCTGAAAACCAACTACTAAGACTTCCAGTTCTTCCTCCGAAGCTTACTTTACTTAATGCTAAACATAACAAGATCAAGAGTAAAGGGATTAAAGCAAACACATTCAAA AAACTGAATAAGCTGTCTTTCCTCTATTTGGACCATAATGATCTGGAATCTGTGCCTCCTAATTTACCAGAAAGTCTACGTGTAATTCACCTTCAG tttaacaGCATATCTTCAATTACAGATGATACATTCTGCAAGGCTAATGACACTCGTTACATTCGGGACCGTATTGAAGAGATTCGCCTGGAGGGCAATCCAATTGCTCTGGGAAAGCAtccaaacagttttatttgctTAAAAAGATTACCTATAGGGTCATACTTTTAA
- the Omd gene encoding osteomodulin: MGFLSPIYVLFFCFGVRIYCQYEAYQWDEEYDQEPSEDYEPEFQFHQNVEYGVPFYQNTLGCAKECFCPINFPTSMYCDNRKLKTIPNIPMHIQQLNLQFNDIEAVTANSFINATHLKEINLSHNKIKSQKIDYGVFAKLSNLQQLHLEHNNLEEFPFPLPTSLERLLLGYNEISTLQTNAMNGLVNLTMLDLCYNHLSDSMFKEKNLSKLEKLMQLNLCNNRLESMPPGLPSSLMYLSLENNSISSIPDNYFDKLPKLHALRISHNKLKDIPYDIFNLSNLIELNVGHNKLKQAFYIPRNLEHLYLQNNEIENINVTMMCPSTDLLHQHHLTYLRVDQNKLKEPISSYIFFCFPHIHSIYYGEQRSSNGETILLKTQVFRRYQDEEEDEEEEENHDGQDNTLEGQDATEEHFNSHYYGMQDWQETI, from the exons ATGGGCTTTTTAAGTCCAATAtatgttcttttcttctgttttggagTTAGAATATATTGCCAATATGAAGCTTACCAATGGGATGAGGAGTATGACCAAGAGCCAAGTGAGGATTATGAGCCAGAATTTCAATTTCATCAAAATGTCGAATATGGAGTGCCTTTTTATCAGAATACTTTAGGCTGTGCTAAGGAATGCTTCTGTCCAATTAACTTTCCAACATCAATGTATTGTGACAATCGTAAACTCAAGACTATCCCAAATATTCCAATGCACATTCAGCAACTCAACCTTCAGTTCAATGACATTGAGGCTGTGACTGCAAATTCATTCATCAATGCAACTCATCTAAAAGAAATTAACCTCAGCCACAACAAAATTAAATCTCAAAAGATTGACTATGGTGTGTTTGCTAAACTTTCAAATCTACAACAACTTCATCTAGAGCACAACAACTTAGAAgaatttccatttcctcttcctacatcTCTGGAAAGACTCCTTCTTGGTTATAATGAAATCTCCACACTTCAAACAAATGCCATGAATGGGCTGGTAAACTTGACTATGCTTGATCTCTGCTATAATCATCTTTCTGATTCAATGTTCAAAGAAAAGAACCTTTCCAAACTAGAAAAACTAATGCAGCTCAACCTATGTAATAACAGATTAGAATCAATGCCTCCCGGATTGCCTTCTTCACTTATGTATCTATCTctagaaaataattcaatttcaTCTATACCAGACAATTATTTTGACAAACTTCCAAAACTTCATGCTCTAAGAATATCAcacaacaaactgaaagacattCCATATGATATATTTAATCTTTCCAACCTTATAGAACTCAATGTTGGACACAATAAATTGAAGCAAGCATTCTACATTCCGAGGAATTTGGAACATCTGTAcctacaaaataatgaaatagaaa aCATCAATGTGACAATGATGTGTCCTTCTACTGACCTACTACACCAACACCATTTAACATACCTTCGTGTGGACCAAAATAAGCTGAAAGAACCAATAAGTTCATACATCTTCTTCTGCTTCCCTCATATACACAGTATTTATTATGGTGAACAAAGGAGCTCTAATGGTGAAACAATATTACTGAAGACTCAAGTTTTCAGGAGATAtcaagatgaggaggaggacgaggaggaggaggaaaaccaTGATGGCCAAGACAACACTCTTGAGGGTCAAGACGCAACAGAAGAGCACTTTAATTCTCATTATTATGGAATGCAAGATTGGCAAGAAACtatatag